In Macadamia integrifolia cultivar HAES 741 chromosome 13, SCU_Mint_v3, whole genome shotgun sequence, one DNA window encodes the following:
- the LOC122059564 gene encoding phosphoenolpyruvate carboxylase 2-like, producing MARNLEKLASIDAQLRLLVPAKVSEDDKLVEYDALLLDRFLDILQDLHGEDLKETVQECYELSAEYEGKHDPKKLEELGNVLTSLDAGDSIVIAKAFSHMLNLANLAEEVQIAYRRRIKLKKGDFADENSATTESDIEETFKKLVNQLKKSPQEVFDALKNQTVDLVLTAHPTQSVRRSLLQKHSRIRNCLAQLYAKDITPDDKLELDEALQREIQAAFRTDEIRRTPPTPQDEMRGGMSYFHETIWKGVPKFLRRIDTALSNMGINERLPYNAPFIRFSSWMGGDRDGNPRVTPEVTRDVCLLARMMAANLYFSQIEDLMFELSMWRCSDELRVQADELHHRSLKKDAKHYIEFWKHIPPSEPYRVILGDVRDKLYNTRERSRQLLSSGISDFPEESTYTNVEQFLEPLELCYRSLCACGDRPIADGSLLDFLRQVSTFGLSLVRLDIRQESDRHTDVIDAITKHLGIGSYKDWSEEKRQEWLLSELNGKRPLFGPDLPKTEEIADVLDTFHVLAELPSDNFGAYIISMATAPSDVLAVELLQRECHVLEPLRVVPLFEKLADLEAAPAALARLFSIDWYRNRINGKQEVMIGYSDSGKDAGRFSAAWQLYKAQEDLIKVAKQYGVKLTMFHGRGGTVGRGGGPTHLAILSQPPETIHGSLRVTVQGEVIEQSFGEEHLCFRTLQRFTAATLEHGMNPPVSPKPEWRALMDEMAVVATEEYRSVVFQEPRFVEYFRLATPELEYGRMNIGSRPSKRKPSGGIESLRAIPWIFAWTQTRFHLPVWLGFGAAFKHVIQKDIRNLHMLQVMYKEWPFFRVTMDLVEMVFAKGDPGIAALYDKLLVSEDLWSFGQRLRTNYEETKQLLLQIAGHKDLLEGDPYLKQRLRLRDSYITTLNVCQAYTLKQIRDPNYNVKVRPHLSKEIMESSKPAAELVKLNPTSEYAPGLEDTLILTMKGVAAGLQNTG from the exons ATGGCTCGCAACTTAGAGAAGCTAGCGTCGATCGACGCTCAGCTGAGGCTTTTGGTTCCTGCTAAGGTCTCTGAGGATGACAAGTTGGTAGAGTATGATGCCTTGCTTTTGGATCGGTTTCTCGATATCCTGCAAGACTTACATGGAGAAGATCTCAAGGAAACG GTTCAAGAATGTTATGAGCTTTCTGCTGAGTATGAAGGGAAGCATGACCCTAAGAAGCTGGAGGAGCTTGGAAATGTGTTGACAAGTTTGGACGCGGGGGATTCTATTGTCATTGCTAAAGCATTCTCCCACATGCTTAACTTGGCCAACTTGGCTGAGGAGGTTCAGATTGCTTACAGGAGAAGGATCAAGCTTAAAAAGGGGGATTTTGCTGATGAGAATTCAGCAACAACTGAATCAGACATCGAGGAAACATTCAAGAAACTTGTGAATCAGTTGAAGAAATCTCCACAAGAAGTTTTTGATGCTTTGAAGAATCAGACTGTGGATCTGGTCTTGACTGCTCATCCTACTCAATCAGTCCGTAGATCTTTGCTCCAGAAGCATTCAAG GATAAGAAATTGTTTGGCACAGCTATATGCCAAAGACATCACTCCTGATGATAAATTAGAACTTGATGAAGCTCTACAAAGAGAG ATTCAAGCTGCATTTCGTACAGATGAAATTCGTAGGACTCCTCCAACTCCACAGGATGAGATGAGAGGAGGAATGAGCTACTTTCATGAGACAATCTGGAAGGGTGTCCCAAAATTCTTGCGGCGCATTGACACAGCATTGAGCAACATGGGGATCAATGAACGTCTTCCTTATAATGCCCCTTTCATTAGGTTCTCTTCTTGGATGGGTGGGGATCGTGATG GAAACCCAAGGGTAACTCCAGAGGTTACAAGGGATGTATGCTTGTTGGCTAGAATGATGGCTGCGAACTTGTACTTTTCCCAGATTGAGGATCTTATGTTTGAG TTATCTATGTGGCGTTGCAGTGATGAGCTTCGTGTCCAAGCAGATGAACTGCATCATCGGTCCTTAAAAAAAGATGCAAAGCACTACATAG AGTTCTGGAAACACATTCCTCCTAGTGAGCCCTATCGTGTTATCCTTGGAGATGTGAGGGATAAGTTGTATAATACACGTGAGCGTTCTCGTCAGTTGTTATCCAGTGGAATCTCCGACTTTCCTGAGGAATCAACTTACACCAATGTCGAACAG TTCTTAGAGCCGCTTGAACTCTGTTACAGATCACTCTGTGCTTGTGGTGATCGGCCAATTGCTGATGGAAGCCTTCTGGATTTCTTGCGCCAAGTTTCTACGTTTGGACTGTCTCTTGTTAGACTTGATATTAGGCAAGAGTCAGACAGGCATACTGATGTCATAGATGCCATCACAAAGCACCTGGGGATTGGGTCCTACAAGGACTGGTCTGAGGAAAAGCGCCAGGAGTGGTTGCTATCCGAACTCAATGGAAAACGTCCCTTGTTTGGGCCAGATCTTCCAAAAACTGAAGAAATAGCTGATGTGTTGGACACCTTCCATGTCCTAGCAGAACTCCCTTCCGACAACTTCGGGGCATACATCATCTCAATGGCAACAGCACCATCAGATGTGCTTGCTGTTGAGCTCCTACAGCGTGAATGTCATGTGTTGGAGCCGTTGAGGGTTGTCCCATTGTTTGAGAAGCTTGCAGATCTTGAGGCTGCTCCTGCTGCTCTGGCTCGTCTCTTCTCAATAGATTGGTATAGGAACAGGATTAATGGGAAGCAAGAAGTCATGATTGGGTACTCAGATTCTGGGAAGGATGCTGGGCGTTTTTCCGCAGCTTGGCAGCTATATAAGGCTCAAGAGGATCTTATAAAGGTCGCTAAGCAATATGGAGTGAAGCTGACAATGTTTCATGGCCGAGGTGGGACTGTTGGAAGAGGAGGTGGTCCAACTCATCTTGCCATATTATCTCAACCCCCAGAAACAATTCATGGGTCACTTCGTGTGACAGTGCAAGGTGAAGTAATAGAACAGTCTTTTGGGGAGGAACATTTGTGTTTTAGAACTCTTCAGCGTTTCACAGCTGCTACACTTGAGCATGGAATGAATCCTCCAGTGTCACCGAAGCCAGAATGGCGTGCTCTCATGGATGAGATGGCTGTTGTGGCTACAGAGGAATATCGTTCAGTTGTGTTCCAAGAGCCCCGATTTGTAGAATACTTCCGCCTT GCTACACCAGAACTTGAATATGGGCGGATGAACATTGGTAGCCGTCCATCAAAGAGAAAACCTAGTGGGGGCATTGAATCACTCCGTGCAATTCCATGGATCTTTGCATGGACCCAGACAAGGTTTCATCTCCCAGTGTGGCTTGGGTTTGGTGCAGCTTTCAAGCATGTCATTCAGAAAGACATCAGGAATCTCCATATGCTTCAGGTGATGTACAAGGAGTGGCCTTTCTTCAGAGTCACAATGGACTTGGTTGAGATGGTTTTCGCCAAGGGAGACCCAGGCATTGCTGCTCTTTACGACAAACTCTTAGTGTCAGAAGATCTGTGGTCATTTGGACAGCGCTTGAGAACCAATTATGAAGAAACCAAGCAACTTCTCCTCCAG ATTGCTGGACACAAGGATCTTCTCGAAGGGGATCCATACTTGAAGCAGAGACTCCGTCTTCGTGATTCATACATTACAACCTTAAATGTCTGCCAAGCCTACACACTGAAGCAGATCCGGGATCCCAACTACAATGTTAAGGTGAGGCCCCACCTGTCAAAGGAGATCATGGAATCAAGCAAACCAGCTGCAGAGCTGGTGAAGCTGAACCCAACAAGTGAGTATGCTCCTGGCCTGGAGGACACCCTCATCTTGACCATGAAGGGTGTTGCTGCAGGCTTGCAGAACACTGGTTGA